The Cucurbita pepo subsp. pepo cultivar mu-cu-16 unplaced genomic scaffold, ASM280686v2 Cp4.1_scaffold000340, whole genome shotgun sequence genome has a window encoding:
- the LOC111785036 gene encoding receptor-like cytosolic serine/threonine-protein kinase RBK2: MAQGFYQPFCPEFFARSSLNGLMEGGYFIEIDSKEQPKISDMKDAILAKLVAVFCLDLRCFDLESEQRDALSPRGVLEASLQSSEFDHESSHDSYPESEVQCSQSLSHWKKFFKSWKKRSFRRLASFPPLGVLKISRRGNRSEQDNPGLSDLYKFKSSLGNFTFSELQTATNKFSQANLIGKGGYAEVYKGRLQNGQLIAVKKLNRGAPDERTACFLSELGIIAHIDHPNTAKLIGCCIDRGMHLVFKLSPNGSLGSFLHGPNASKLDWRKRYKIALGTADGLLYLHDYCQRRIIHRDIKADNILLTEDFEPQICDFGLAKWLPKQWTHYSVSKFEGTFGYFAPEYFMHGIVDEKTDVYSFGVLLLELLTGRRALDELCQSLVLWAKPLLDTNNPEEVIDPALIKSYDLEEVERVILTASLCIEQSPILRPRMSQVVILLRGDKYVAECEKNTRVSLQRTYSEELLDAQEYNKTRYLSDLKKHRQLALGC; encoded by the exons TTGTAGCTGTGTTTTGTTTAGACTTGAGATGTTTCGACCTCGAAAGTGAGCAACGTGATGCATTGTCTCCTAGAGGAGTTTTGGAAGCCAGTTTACAGAGTTCGGAATTCGATCACGAGTCTTCACATGACAGTTACCCCGAATCAGAGGTTCAATGTTCACAATCACTTTCTCACTGGAAAAAGTTCTTCAAATCATGGAAGAAACGCTCGTTTAGACGTCTAGCCTCTTTTCCGCCCCTTGGGGTGCTGAAGATATCAAGAAGAGGGAACAGAAGCGAGCAAGATAACCCGGGGCTAAGCGACTTGTACAAGTTCAAGTCCTCGTTGGGAAACTTCACGTTCTCGGAGCTTCAAACTGCCACTAACAAATTTAGCCAGG CGAATTTGATCGGAAAAGGTGGTTACGCCGAGGTTTACAAGGGTCGTTTACAAAACGGGCAGCTGATAGCAGTGAAGAAGCTGAATAGAGGAGCGCCTGATGAGAGAACTGCTTGTTTCTTATCCGAGCTTGGTATCATAGCTCATATCGATCATCCGAACACTGCTAAACTGATCGGTTGTTGCATCGACCGAGGCATGCACCTCGTTTTCAAATTATCTCCAAATGGAAGTTTAGGATCTTTTCTCCATG GTCCGAACGCGAGCAAACTTGATTGGCGTAAACGATACAAGATTGCTCTTGGTACGGCCGACGGTCTGCTGTATCTCCATGATTATTGTCAGAGGCGTATCATTCATCGAGATATCAAGGCCGATAACATTCTACTTACAGAAGATTTCGAACCTCAG ATTTGTGATTTCGGCCTTGCAAAATGGCTACCCAAACAGTGGACTCACTACAGCGTGTCGAAATTCGAAGGCACATTTGG ATACTTCGCTCCTGAATATTTCATGCATGGGATCGTTGACGAGAAAACTGACGTTTACTCGTTCGGAGTTCTACTTCTAGAGCTCCTAACTGGTCGTCGAGCTTTAGACGAACTGTGTCAAAGCCTCGTCCTTTGG gCAAAGCCTCTCCTAGATACCAACAATCCTGAGGAGGTCATTGATCCCGCTCTCATTAAAAGCTACGACCTCGAAGAGGTCGAACGTGTGATTTTGACTGCGTCTCTATGCATTGAGCAGTCTCCTATTCTCCGACCTCGAATGAGTCAG GTTGTCATCCTGCTACGAGGTGACAAATACGTAGCGGAGTGTGAAAAGAACACGAGGGTGTCGCTGCAACGAACGTACTCGGAAGAGCTGTTGGACGCTCAAGAATACAACAAGACGAGGTACCTAAGCGATCTTAAGAAACACAGGCAGCTTGCTTTGGGGTGTTGA